The following coding sequences lie in one Pseudomonas sp. B33.4 genomic window:
- a CDS encoding helix-turn-helix domain-containing protein has translation MDSLINAAGRALSAGDPLGALNCVALREDPPALALRAIAMAQLGDLPRAKALLQRAIKAFGSNEPLSRARCVVAEAEVALAARDLGWPVKALEAARRVLQEHGDGVNAAHARYLQIRRLLLIGELQEAETLLGETDPAPLPPALRAAHELIAAGIAVRRVQAHMAGAALARAQAAAQQAGIAALSAEVDHACHMLAAPAARLIVAGQAQRVNLAQVEALFNSSTLIVDACRYSVRGAGMTVALATRPVLFNLARLLAQAWPGDVARETLFATAFGFPLTDESHRARLRVEIGRLRAALAPLANISATPKGFALMAEDLALLTLPVEDKYAALLALLADGEAWSSSALALALGNSQRQVQRALEALARADKVQAFGVGRARRWMTPPLPGFATILLLPVSLGNG, from the coding sequence ATGGATTCGCTGATCAACGCCGCCGGCCGCGCGCTGTCTGCTGGTGACCCGCTAGGCGCGTTGAACTGCGTCGCTCTGCGTGAGGACCCGCCGGCGCTGGCCCTGCGCGCAATTGCCATGGCTCAGCTCGGTGATCTGCCCCGCGCCAAGGCGTTGTTGCAACGGGCGATAAAGGCGTTCGGCAGCAATGAACCGCTGTCGCGGGCGCGCTGTGTGGTCGCCGAGGCCGAGGTGGCGCTGGCAGCGCGGGATCTGGGCTGGCCGGTGAAGGCGCTGGAGGCGGCGCGGCGGGTCTTGCAGGAGCACGGTGACGGCGTGAACGCGGCACACGCGCGCTATTTGCAGATTCGCCGGTTGCTGTTGATTGGCGAGCTGCAAGAGGCCGAAACGTTGCTGGGTGAAACTGACCCGGCACCGTTGCCGCCGGCGCTGCGTGCTGCTCATGAGTTGATCGCCGCCGGGATTGCCGTGCGTCGGGTCCAGGCGCACATGGCCGGCGCGGCGCTGGCTCGGGCGCAGGCTGCGGCGCAACAGGCCGGGATCGCCGCACTGAGCGCCGAGGTCGATCACGCCTGTCACATGCTCGCTGCGCCGGCGGCGCGGTTGATCGTTGCCGGTCAGGCGCAACGGGTGAATCTGGCGCAGGTTGAAGCTTTGTTCAACTCGTCGACACTGATCGTCGATGCCTGCCGCTATAGCGTGCGCGGTGCCGGCATGACGGTGGCGCTGGCCACGCGGCCGGTGCTGTTCAATCTCGCACGATTACTTGCGCAAGCCTGGCCGGGCGATGTGGCGCGCGAAACACTGTTCGCCACAGCCTTTGGTTTTCCCCTCACGGATGAATCGCACCGTGCTCGCCTGCGGGTCGAAATTGGCCGATTGCGTGCAGCGTTGGCACCGCTGGCGAACATCAGCGCGACGCCAAAGGGGTTTGCGCTGATGGCCGAGGACTTGGCACTGCTGACACTGCCGGTCGAAGACAAATACGCGGCGTTGCTGGCTTTGCTCGCCGACGGCGAGGCCTGGTCGAGTTCAGCGCTGGCATTGGCTTTGGGCAACAGCCAGCGCCAGGTGCAACGCGCCTTGGAGGCTCTGGCGCGGGCGGACAAAGTGCAGGCGTTCGGTGTCGGCCGGGCGCGGCGCTGGATGACGCCACCGCTCCCGGGTTTCGCGACGATCTTGTTACTCCCGGTGTCGCTGGGCAATGGCTAG